The stretch of DNA GGGTGCCCTTCGTCTGCGGGGCCAAGAACCTCGGCGAAGCCCTGCGCCGGGTGGGCGAGGGGGCCAGCATGATCCGCACCAAGGGCGAGGCCGGGACCGGCAACGTGGTAGAGGCCGTGCGCCACGCCCGCACGGTCCTGGGGGAGATCCGCGCCATTCAGGCCCGCCCCGCCGAGGAACTGATGACCGTGGCCCGCGACCTCCAGGCCCCCCACCACCTCGTCCAGTACGTCCACGCGCACGGCAAGCTGCCGGTCGTGAACTTCGCCGCCGGGGGCGTCGCTACTCCCGCCGACGCCGCGCTGATGATGCATCTGGGCCTCGACGGCGTGTTCGTGGGCAGCGGCATCTTTAAGAGCAGCGACCCCGAGCGCCGCGCCCGCGCCATCGTGAAGGCCGTGACCCACTGGCAGAACGCGGACGTGCTCGCCGAGGTCAGCGAGGACCTGGGAGCGCCCATGACCGGGATCAACATCGACAGCCTGATTCCCGAAGAGCGCCTCGCGGGACGCGGATGGTAACAGGGGCCGCCCCGCGCGTCGGGGTCCTCGCCCTCCAGGGCGCCTTCCGTGAGCACCGCCACCGACTGGAGTCGCTGGGCGCGCGGGTCACCGAGGTCCGCCTCCCCGCCGACC from Deinococcus sp. HSC-46F16 encodes:
- the pdxS gene encoding pyridoxal 5'-phosphate synthase lyase subunit PdxS produces the protein MNQTPQTGTPALKEGFAEMFKGGVIMDVVTADQARIAEAAGATAVMALERVPADIRKDGGVARMSDPRMIKEIMAAVTIPVMAKVRIGHIVEARILEAIGVDFIDESEVLTPADDQFHILKSDFRVPFVCGAKNLGEALRRVGEGASMIRTKGEAGTGNVVEAVRHARTVLGEIRAIQARPAEELMTVARDLQAPHHLVQYVHAHGKLPVVNFAAGGVATPADAALMMHLGLDGVFVGSGIFKSSDPERRARAIVKAVTHWQNADVLAEVSEDLGAPMTGINIDSLIPEERLAGRGW